A stretch of DNA from Streptomyces rubradiris:
CCGTCGTGGCGATCGGCCGGAGACTGCTGCGGCACCCCTTGTGGTGTGGACTGCTCGGCATACTGCTCGTGCTGGTCGTGGCCCGGCCGGCGCCGCTGACCCGGGTGATCACGGGCTGGCCGCCGCCCGGCTGGAGATTCGCGGTGTGTGACGTCGGGCAGGGCGACGCGACGGTGCTGGCGGCGGGCGAGGGAACCGGGGTGGTCGTGGACGCCGGACCGGATCCCGCGCTGGTCGACGACTGTCTCCGGCGGCTGGGCATCACCCGCGTCCCCCTTGTGATCCTCACTCACTTCCACGCCGACCACGTGGCGGGCCTGCCCGGTGTCCTGCGGGGCCGCTCGGTGGCCGCGATCGAGACCACCGGGCTCGCGGAGCCGCCGGACCAGGCGAGGTTCGTCCGCAGGGAGGCGGCCGAGCGGCACATCCCGGTCGTGACGGCCGCCGCGGGAGAGGAACGGCGCGTCGGACCGCTGACGTGGCGGGTCCTGTGGCCCCCGCCCCAGGGAGCCGGGACGCCCTCTGGAGCGCGAACGCCCGCCCCCGCGCCCGGCCCTGCCTCCGTGCCTGGCCCCGCTTCCGCGCCCGGCCCGGCCCCCGCGCCCGGCCCCGCCTCCGCACCCGGCCCGGCCCCCGTATCTGGCCACATCCCTGCATCCGTCCCGGCCTCCGTACCCAGCCCGGCCTCTGGGCTCGGTCCGGCCCCCGTACCCGGTCCCGCCTTCCGGCCGGAAGGGCCGAACGACGCCAGCGTCACGCTGCTCGTACACACGGGCGGACTGCGACTGCTCCTGCTCGGGGACCTCGAACCCCCGGCCCAGCAGGCACTGCTGCGGTCCCCGGCGGCGGCCGGTCTGGCCGGGGTGGACGCCCTGAAGGTGGCCCACCACGGATCGGCCTACCAGGACCCCAGGCTGTTGCGCCTCGCCGCACCCCGGGTGGCACTCGTCTCCGCCGGTGCCGACAACCCCTACGGCCATCCGGCCCCGTCCACCGTGGCCGCCCTGCGGAGCGGCGGGGCGACGGTCCTGCGCACCGACCGGGACGGCGCGCTCGCGCTCACCGGCACCGGAGGGAAGGGAGGGGAGATGCGGGTGACGAGCGACCGCTGAGCCGGTGTCACACGGGATGGGCCGTGTGGTCGCTTTGTGAAATTTTGACCTGAGCGACTAATTCGGATCAGTCCCGGCGCATGCAGTGGATTCCTGTGATGTGGGTCCGTGTTGCCTCGAAAGCCGCATCGGTGATCGAATGAACCTTCGGCAACGGATCATGTCGAGGGGTACAGGGGTGTCGTGGATGTTCGGTCGCTTGTTGGGTAACCGGAGAAACCGCGTACAACGGTCGAATCCCCTGGCGGGGGTCCGGACACCGCCGCATGCCGGAGTGCTCAGCTGCCGGGTGGTCGACCCGGTCAACGAGCCCGTGGCCGGCGCGGAGTTGACGGTCACCGACGCCATGGGCCGGCGGGTGGTGGCCGGGGGCACGGACCCCTACGGGCTGTTCCTGGCCATGGTGCCGGCGGGGGAGTACCGGCTCGCGGTCGGGGCCGAGGGCTACGCGCCGTACCGGGCCACCGCGCTGGTCGGGGAGAACTCCCTTGCCTCGCTGGGCGATGTGACGCTCCAGGTGGCCCAGCCGCCGGAGCCGCCGGCGCCGGGCGACTGGGACATCGACCCCGCGCACTCCTCGATCGGCTTCACCGCACGGCACATCGGACTGGCCCGGATCCACGGGCGGTTCAACTCCTTCGCCGGGGTGGTGCGGATCGCCGAGCGGATCGAACAGTCGGCGATGCACGTGGTGATCGACGCGTCCTCCATCGACACGGGTATCAGGATGCGCGACGACCACTTGCGGTCGGCGGACTTCCTGGACGTGCAGCGGTTCCCGACGCTGGAGTTCTACAGCGACCGGTTCGTGCACAAGGGCGGCAACCGGTGGACGGTCACCGGGGCGCTGTCGTTGCACGGCGTGACCCGCACGGTCACGCTCGACACCGATTACCTCGGGCTCGGCAACGGCGTGGAGGGCGAGACGCGGGCGGCCTGCCGGGCCACCACCGAACTGCACCGGGACGACTTCACGATCAGCTGGCAGTCGATGCTGGCCCGGGGGATCGCGGCGGTCGGACCGAGCATCCGCGTCGACCTGGACGTGCAGATCGTGCCGAAGAGCTGACCGCGCGGAAATCACCCCGCCCCCGCCCCCGCGCCCGGTTCTGCCGCCCCGAAGCCGGCGGGTGGCCCGCCAGGGCGCGGGCCCAGGGACACGGGCCGCAGGCGACGGCGCGGACGTGTCCGGGCAGCCGCGGGCGCGCGCTCTGGGACTGTCACCCCTGCCAGGGCGAAAGCCCTCCCGCAGGGAGGCGTGGGCACCCGCGGCACAGGTCGTGCGTACCGTTCCGGCCTCCGCCGACCTGGGGCAGAGGCCGGCTGACCCGGGCCGGAGGCCCGCGCCAGGTGCCGGAGAATGGGCCCGTGAGCGATGTGAGACACGTGCTGGTGCTGCCCGACCGCGATGCCGCCGAGGAAGCGGCCGAGGCGCTCGGGGAGCGGTTCGGGATCGACGAGGAGCCCCGGCTCGTCCGGGACGCGCTCGCCGGTGAGGACGACGCCGAGGACGCCCAGTGGCTGGTGGTCCTGCGGGACGAGGCCGCGCGGCTCGACCCCGCC
This window harbors:
- a CDS encoding YceI family protein, with the protein product MFGRLLGNRRNRVQRSNPLAGVRTPPHAGVLSCRVVDPVNEPVAGAELTVTDAMGRRVVAGGTDPYGLFLAMVPAGEYRLAVGAEGYAPYRATALVGENSLASLGDVTLQVAQPPEPPAPGDWDIDPAHSSIGFTARHIGLARIHGRFNSFAGVVRIAERIEQSAMHVVIDASSIDTGIRMRDDHLRSADFLDVQRFPTLEFYSDRFVHKGGNRWTVTGALSLHGVTRTVTLDTDYLGLGNGVEGETRAACRATTELHRDDFTISWQSMLARGIAAVGPSIRVDLDVQIVPKS